From a region of the Streptomyces venezuelae genome:
- a CDS encoding 4-hydroxybenzoate 3-monooxygenase, giving the protein MTESQTSRTLRESADVVVLGAGPAGLVLGVLLHTAGIDCVILERASRTHVQTRARAGFLAPNTVRILDRHGLADGLHRHGHRHGTCEFRTEDGRFRLDYGALGQGGQHHVYPQQNLVTDLLNHYLGLGGRIRFRTEALGVRDTDGSRPAVTTREPDGSPGRWTARYVAGCDGRYGAARRSLPPDAVRHHRYDHGVTWLGLLAETPASLDAVGYAIHGHGFAGHMARTSEVTRYYLQWQRGASADAWSEQRIWDELDVRMRAADHGPLRRGRLLERGVFDLTCDVVEPLRHGPLFLAGDAASLLAPAAAKGANLAVLEAEILAEALADALTRGDTAGLDSYSDRCLAHIWRAQEFTGWMTRLLHAPPPDRDQGGGSFFHAALQRSRLASLRTSRVHQDWFAENYVGV; this is encoded by the coding sequence ATGACGGAAAGTCAGACCTCCCGCACGTTACGGGAATCAGCCGATGTGGTCGTCCTCGGTGCCGGACCCGCCGGGCTCGTTCTCGGAGTCCTGCTGCACACCGCCGGGATCGACTGCGTCATCCTGGAGCGTGCTTCCCGTACCCATGTCCAGACCCGGGCCCGCGCCGGGTTCCTCGCCCCGAACACCGTACGGATCCTGGACCGCCACGGCCTCGCCGACGGCCTGCACCGACACGGCCACCGCCACGGCACGTGCGAGTTCCGCACGGAGGACGGCCGGTTCCGCCTCGACTACGGAGCTCTCGGCCAGGGCGGGCAGCATCACGTCTACCCGCAGCAGAACCTGGTCACGGACCTCCTGAACCACTACCTCGGCCTCGGCGGACGCATTCGCTTCCGCACCGAGGCGCTCGGCGTGCGTGACACCGACGGCAGCCGGCCGGCCGTCACGACGCGCGAGCCCGACGGCAGCCCCGGCCGGTGGACCGCCCGGTACGTCGCCGGCTGCGACGGCCGGTACGGGGCGGCCCGCCGCTCACTGCCACCGGACGCCGTCCGCCACCACCGGTACGACCACGGGGTGACCTGGCTCGGCCTGCTCGCCGAGACCCCCGCGAGCCTCGACGCCGTCGGCTACGCCATCCACGGCCACGGCTTCGCCGGGCACATGGCCCGCACCTCGGAAGTCACCCGCTACTACCTCCAGTGGCAGCGCGGCGCGTCTGCCGACGCCTGGTCCGAGCAGCGGATCTGGGACGAGCTCGACGTCCGGATGCGCGCGGCGGACCACGGCCCGCTGCGGCGGGGACGCCTCCTGGAACGCGGGGTCTTCGACCTCACCTGCGACGTCGTCGAACCGCTGCGGCACGGCCCGCTCTTCCTGGCCGGGGATGCGGCGAGCCTGCTCGCCCCGGCCGCGGCGAAGGGCGCCAACCTCGCGGTCCTGGAGGCCGAGATCCTGGCCGAGGCCCTCGCGGACGCCCTCACCCGGGGCGACACCGCAGGGCTCGACAGCTACTCGGACCGGTGTCTGGCGCACATCTGGCGGGCGCAGGAGTTCACCGGGTGGATGACCCGGCTCCTGCACGCGCCGCCCCCCGACCGGGACCAGGGCGGCGGATCGTTCTTCCACGCCGCCCTGCAGCGTTCCCGGCTCGCCTCGCTGCGCACCTCGCGCGTCCACCAGGACTGGTTCGCCGAGAACTACGTCGGGGTGTGA
- a CDS encoding AAA family ATPase yields the protein MKRDGVLRRWPLVGREGELKDFDEVLSETRSAGFLVFGPAGVGKSRLAEECLDRAAVLGHRVGRAVATAAAASVPLGAIAHLLPDGVDLSDPVSGFAHVARLLSQPGTARPRTVILVDDVHLLDATSAMLLRQLMDAGVVFLVGTVRSGEGQALAVAALGHGDAVRQVDLAGFTREQVVTVLERVLEGPVGRSAVNHLLTSSGGNPLYLRELVVGAVAAGVLTCDGEIWDMTADRLPGTRRLTDLIGSRLSVAPPAGRQVLNVLSLCEPLSLGHLEKEAEPHVLGALEQLGLIVVVQEERRSAVRLAHPLYGEVLRADMTAQCRRDTLLRQVHLLKQSGARRREDAVHLATYKLAATGTANPALLVRAAVLAAHAREYPRALGLLRAIPQQHQSFQVQLLLGKTLYEAGDYQQADHVLSQADAMASTEEEVLSALPVRTQNLLWGLGTPYAEVLDVIGAARDRVTSPLGRRALLLNEAATALTVGNVRRSLALTADLEPEGTHAPDAQAWLWAALTRSTALSVTGRGEEAEGWIRRAMAFGSAAGEPDSPATHEVSHWAVLVLALAESGRLAEAQEVGARAFGDVTDASASADRRLLAFYLARGAWYAGHPARARRWFAEVARASRPHTPVVLSMALAGVAAAAALQGDCEAAETALAERDRLPAAGYFPEERLGEAWLYVARGELTRARAVLTAAAGEAYERGETASEAILLTDLVRLGKPGEAGEAGVARAAAKRLTEIARECTGPFHRSRADLAVAWSTRDPEGLLAASDALEAMGADLLAAEAASTAASLLRAAGQTRRASAAAVRAEDLAERCEGARTPALVVCEAVVQLTGREREIGLLASRGMLSKDIAAALTISVRTVDNHLQRVYNKLGITTRGELADRLLP from the coding sequence ATGAAGCGAGACGGCGTGCTGCGGCGTTGGCCGCTTGTCGGCCGCGAGGGCGAGCTGAAGGATTTCGACGAGGTCCTGTCGGAAACCCGCAGCGCCGGGTTCCTGGTATTCGGGCCGGCCGGAGTGGGCAAGTCCCGGCTGGCCGAGGAGTGTCTGGACCGTGCGGCCGTGCTCGGGCACCGGGTCGGCAGGGCGGTCGCCACCGCGGCGGCGGCCTCGGTTCCCCTGGGGGCCATCGCCCACCTGCTGCCCGACGGCGTCGATCTGTCCGACCCGGTCTCGGGATTCGCCCACGTGGCCCGGCTGCTGTCACAGCCGGGCACGGCGAGGCCCCGCACGGTGATCCTGGTCGATGACGTCCACCTGCTCGACGCGACTTCGGCGATGCTGTTGCGGCAGTTGATGGACGCCGGGGTGGTCTTCCTGGTGGGAACGGTTCGGTCGGGTGAAGGCCAGGCGCTGGCGGTGGCCGCGCTCGGGCACGGCGACGCCGTGCGGCAGGTGGACCTCGCCGGATTCACCCGTGAGCAGGTCGTGACCGTGCTGGAGCGGGTCCTGGAGGGGCCTGTCGGGAGGAGCGCGGTCAACCACCTGCTGACCAGCAGTGGCGGCAATCCCCTCTACCTGCGGGAGTTGGTGGTGGGGGCGGTGGCGGCGGGAGTGCTGACGTGTGACGGCGAGATCTGGGACATGACCGCGGACCGCCTGCCGGGTACCCGGCGCCTGACCGATCTGATCGGGTCCCGGCTCTCCGTCGCCCCACCCGCCGGCCGCCAGGTGCTGAACGTGCTGTCCCTGTGCGAGCCGCTGTCCCTCGGCCACCTGGAAAAGGAAGCCGAACCGCACGTGCTGGGCGCATTGGAGCAGTTGGGACTGATCGTCGTCGTCCAGGAGGAACGGCGCTCAGCGGTCCGGCTCGCCCACCCCCTCTACGGCGAGGTGCTGCGCGCGGACATGACCGCCCAGTGCCGCAGGGACACCTTGCTCCGGCAGGTCCACCTGCTGAAGCAGAGCGGGGCCCGTCGCAGGGAAGACGCGGTCCACCTCGCCACCTACAAGCTCGCGGCCACGGGCACCGCCAACCCGGCTCTGCTCGTCCGCGCGGCGGTCCTGGCCGCTCACGCCCGCGAGTACCCCCGTGCGCTCGGTCTCCTGCGGGCGATACCGCAGCAGCACCAGAGCTTCCAGGTCCAGTTGCTGCTGGGCAAGACGCTGTACGAGGCCGGTGACTACCAGCAGGCCGATCACGTGCTGTCCCAGGCCGACGCCATGGCCTCGACCGAGGAGGAAGTCCTGTCCGCGCTGCCGGTCCGGACACAGAACCTCCTGTGGGGGCTGGGCACACCCTACGCAGAGGTCCTCGACGTCATCGGGGCCGCCCGTGACCGCGTCACCAGTCCGCTCGGCCGCCGGGCCCTGCTGCTCAACGAGGCCGCCACGGCGCTCACCGTCGGCAACGTCAGGCGCAGCCTCGCCCTGACCGCGGACCTCGAACCGGAGGGCACGCACGCACCGGATGCCCAGGCATGGCTGTGGGCCGCCTTGACCAGGTCCACCGCCCTCTCGGTCACGGGTCGCGGCGAGGAGGCCGAGGGCTGGATCCGCCGCGCCATGGCCTTCGGCTCGGCTGCCGGCGAACCCGACTCACCGGCCACGCACGAGGTGAGCCACTGGGCGGTTCTCGTCCTGGCCCTGGCGGAGAGCGGTCGCCTCGCCGAGGCCCAGGAGGTGGGCGCGCGGGCGTTCGGGGACGTCACGGACGCGAGTGCGAGCGCAGACCGTCGGCTGCTGGCCTTCTATCTGGCTCGTGGCGCATGGTATGCCGGACACCCCGCCCGGGCGCGGCGCTGGTTCGCGGAGGTGGCCCGGGCGTCCCGCCCGCACACTCCGGTCGTGCTGTCGATGGCGCTGGCGGGTGTGGCGGCCGCCGCCGCCCTGCAGGGAGACTGCGAAGCGGCGGAAACGGCCCTGGCCGAACGCGACAGGCTGCCCGCCGCGGGGTACTTCCCCGAGGAGCGGCTCGGCGAAGCCTGGCTGTACGTCGCCCGCGGTGAGCTGACCCGCGCGCGAGCGGTTCTGACGGCGGCCGCCGGGGAGGCGTACGAGCGCGGGGAGACCGCGTCCGAAGCGATCCTGCTGACCGATCTCGTCCGGCTCGGGAAGCCCGGAGAAGCCGGGGAAGCCGGCGTGGCCAGGGCGGCCGCCAAGCGGCTGACCGAGATCGCGCGGGAGTGCACCGGCCCCTTCCACCGGTCCCGCGCGGATCTGGCTGTCGCGTGGTCCACGCGCGACCCCGAGGGGCTGCTCGCCGCCTCGGACGCACTGGAGGCCATGGGGGCGGACCTGCTGGCGGCTGAGGCGGCGAGCACCGCCGCTTCCCTCCTGAGAGCGGCGGGGCAGACCCGTCGGGCCAGCGCCGCCGCCGTCCGCGCCGAGGATCTCGCCGAACGCTGCGAGGGGGCGAGGACCCCGGCTCTCGTGGTCTGTGAGGCTGTCGTACAGCTCACCGGGAGAGAGCGCGAGATCGGGCTGCTCGCCTCCCGGGGCATGCTCAGCAAGGACATCGCCGCCGCGCTCACCATTTCGGTGCGCACGGTCGACAACCACCTGCAGCGCGTCTACAACAAGCTCGGCATCACCACGCGGGGGGAGCTGGCCGACCGACTGCTGCCCTGA
- a CDS encoding purine-cytosine permease family protein: MHDLQAPRRGLPLLTAPEARSIDHIPVDERHGKLWHQGPFWFSGNFVLTTLVIGFIGPSIGLGLGRSVAAVVLGACFGTFFMAVHANQGPRMGLPQMIQSRAQFGVRGAVVPFTAVIFVYVGFNVFNTVLAAQGLSRIVGGGPWLWYPVLAAVSVVLALVGHDLIHLVQRVLTGILVLVFGVLTAGVVVQWWDAPAVAPATGSPWTSFLTVFAAAAGYQISYAVYVSDYSRYLPADADARSVIWWTYAGAAGSAVWLMSLGAFIGNRMSADDVVSGLLRTGDGIVSGFGPLVVLVSALALISVMGVNTYGAMLTVVSAVDAFRRERPTRRLRTAVVLSVGAVVLAVALSLPEDYVAGFSSFVLLMLYFLVPWTAVNLVDYYAIRKGHYVIRDIFDDQGVYGRWSWRGLVSYVTGLVAMVPFISTTFFRGPAAEAMDGADVSFVVGLLVSGILYAVLAGKRDATAPLPEGRPLKSVRSL, encoded by the coding sequence GTGCACGACCTGCAAGCCCCGCGCCGCGGTCTCCCCCTGCTGACCGCCCCCGAGGCGCGGTCCATCGACCACATCCCCGTGGACGAGCGCCACGGCAAGCTCTGGCACCAGGGCCCGTTCTGGTTCTCCGGCAATTTCGTCCTGACCACGCTCGTCATCGGATTCATCGGCCCCTCGATCGGCCTCGGCCTGGGCCGGTCGGTGGCGGCCGTGGTCCTCGGTGCCTGCTTCGGCACGTTCTTCATGGCCGTCCACGCCAACCAGGGTCCCCGTATGGGCCTGCCTCAGATGATCCAGTCCAGGGCCCAGTTCGGGGTCCGGGGAGCCGTCGTACCGTTCACGGCCGTCATCTTCGTCTACGTGGGCTTCAACGTCTTCAACACCGTGCTCGCCGCCCAAGGACTGTCCCGGATCGTCGGGGGCGGCCCCTGGCTCTGGTACCCCGTCCTGGCCGCCGTGTCGGTGGTGCTGGCCCTGGTGGGTCATGACCTGATCCACCTCGTGCAACGCGTCCTGACCGGGATCCTCGTCCTCGTGTTCGGGGTGCTCACCGCCGGAGTCGTCGTCCAGTGGTGGGATGCGCCGGCCGTCGCCCCCGCGACCGGCAGCCCGTGGACCTCGTTCCTGACGGTCTTCGCGGCTGCGGCCGGCTACCAGATCAGCTACGCCGTCTACGTATCGGACTACTCCCGGTACCTGCCCGCGGACGCGGACGCCCGCTCGGTCATCTGGTGGACCTACGCCGGCGCGGCCGGCTCGGCGGTGTGGCTGATGTCGCTGGGCGCCTTCATAGGCAACCGCATGTCCGCCGACGATGTCGTCAGCGGCCTGCTCCGGACCGGTGACGGCATCGTTTCGGGCTTCGGCCCCCTCGTCGTCCTGGTATCGGCTCTGGCCCTGATCAGCGTCATGGGCGTCAACACCTACGGCGCGATGCTGACCGTGGTGAGCGCGGTGGACGCCTTCCGGCGCGAGCGCCCGACGCGCCGTCTGCGGACCGCCGTCGTCCTGTCCGTCGGCGCCGTGGTCCTCGCGGTGGCCCTGTCCCTGCCCGAGGACTACGTGGCCGGCTTCAGCAGCTTCGTCCTGCTGATGCTCTACTTCCTGGTCCCGTGGACCGCGGTCAACCTCGTCGACTACTACGCCATCCGCAAGGGTCACTACGTGATCCGTGACATCTTCGACGACCAGGGCGTCTACGGACGCTGGTCCTGGCGCGGCCTCGTCTCGTACGTCACGGGCCTCGTCGCCATGGTCCCGTTCATCTCGACCACCTTCTTCCGCGGGCCGGCCGCGGAAGCCATGGACGGCGCCGACGTCTCGTTCGTCGTGGGACTGCTGGTGAGCGGCATCCTCTACGCGGTGCTGGCGGGAAAGCGCGATGCCACTGCGCCTCTTCCCGAAGGCCGTCCGCTGAAGTCCGTACGGTCCCTGTGA
- a CDS encoding serine hydrolase domain-containing protein yields MKNPLDRPALDAALDEVHRAGMPGLFAEVRDGDHVWRGAAGVADVVTGRPVTADMRHRVGSVTKTFTAAAVLQQVECGRIGLDTPIGRYLPELVPGERGDAITVRMLVNHTSGLAEYLPYAYPSLKAYPVLADTGPESLEDTRLTRFDPVALIGMGVTAPAVGAPGGTPGVYSNTNYLLLGELLARVTGSTAERYITRNVIERAGLRNTGFPAGPYVDGPHSRLYEAWFGMIDPPRDHSVHDMSWVGPAAALISTVTDLNRFFGMLLAGKIVAPSSLAQMQRTVPVVSQEGTTIDYGLGLHPLDAPGQETFWGHGGTVWGGGTLAMTRADGKRQMSVAVNLQRWNRLDPSGRPQPHPIDEALAALYRVALYG; encoded by the coding sequence GTGAAGAACCCACTGGATCGCCCGGCACTGGACGCGGCCCTCGACGAGGTCCACCGCGCCGGAATGCCGGGACTGTTCGCCGAAGTACGAGACGGCGACCACGTCTGGCGCGGCGCCGCCGGCGTCGCGGACGTCGTCACCGGCCGTCCCGTCACCGCCGACATGCGCCACCGTGTCGGCAGCGTCACCAAGACCTTCACCGCCGCCGCGGTCCTGCAGCAGGTCGAGTGCGGGCGGATCGGTCTCGACACGCCGATCGGCCGGTACCTGCCGGAGCTGGTCCCGGGGGAGCGCGGTGACGCGATCACGGTCCGGATGCTGGTCAACCACACCAGCGGCCTCGCCGAGTACCTCCCGTACGCCTACCCCTCCCTCAAGGCGTACCCGGTCCTCGCGGACACCGGGCCCGAGAGCCTGGAAGACACCCGGCTCACGCGGTTCGACCCCGTCGCACTGATCGGCATGGGCGTCACGGCACCTGCCGTCGGCGCCCCGGGCGGGACCCCGGGCGTGTACTCCAACACCAACTACCTGCTCCTCGGCGAGCTCCTGGCCCGTGTGACCGGCAGTACGGCCGAGCGGTACATCACCCGGAACGTCATCGAGCGCGCCGGGCTCCGGAACACCGGATTCCCCGCCGGACCGTACGTCGACGGGCCGCACTCCCGGCTCTACGAGGCCTGGTTCGGCATGATCGACCCGCCGCGCGACCACAGCGTCCACGACATGTCATGGGTCGGGCCGGCGGCCGCGCTGATATCGACCGTCACGGACCTCAACCGCTTCTTCGGCATGCTGCTGGCCGGGAAGATCGTCGCTCCGTCGTCGCTGGCGCAGATGCAGCGCACCGTCCCGGTCGTCTCCCAGGAGGGCACGACGATCGACTACGGCCTCGGCCTGCACCCGCTCGACGCTCCCGGCCAGGAGACCTTCTGGGGCCACGGCGGCACGGTCTGGGGCGGTGGAACACTGGCCATGACCCGAGCCGACGGCAAGCGGCAGATGTCCGTCGCGGTGAACCTGCAGAGGTGGAACAGGCTCGATCCCTCCGGCAGGCCGCAGCCCCATCCCATCGACGAGGCGCTCGCGGCCCTGTACCGCGTCGCCCTCTACGGCTGA
- a CDS encoding TetR/AcrR family transcriptional regulator, producing the protein MTGRKRWSTEEILDAAAELLRTGDADSFSVRKLAAALGTDSSSLYRHFRSKTELLRAVADRILLAAMHDHRPEGDWKQRITSLALHVRDAFGRQPQLATVWGRYASSGTGSRLVMEEMLQALRASGLPDEEIPARYHRIAVLIAALIASEAGVSTVTPEEHEQGLELFRVAVLGADPERFPALAHFARDVRPLGADRRAAFEEILAAQLSAIEAAAPRG; encoded by the coding sequence ATGACGGGCCGAAAGCGCTGGTCAACCGAGGAGATCCTGGACGCGGCGGCGGAACTGCTGCGTACGGGCGACGCGGATTCGTTCAGTGTGCGCAAGCTGGCTGCGGCCCTCGGGACCGATTCCTCCAGCCTCTACCGGCACTTCCGCAGCAAGACCGAACTGCTGCGCGCGGTCGCCGACCGGATCCTTCTCGCAGCGATGCACGACCACCGCCCCGAGGGCGACTGGAAGCAGCGCATCACCTCCCTCGCGCTGCACGTGCGGGATGCCTTCGGACGCCAGCCTCAGCTCGCCACGGTCTGGGGACGCTACGCGTCGAGCGGCACCGGCTCCCGGCTGGTCATGGAGGAGATGCTGCAGGCCCTGCGCGCATCGGGGCTGCCGGACGAGGAGATCCCCGCGCGCTACCACCGGATCGCGGTCCTGATCGCCGCGTTGATCGCCTCCGAGGCCGGCGTCAGCACCGTCACCCCCGAGGAGCACGAACAGGGCCTGGAACTGTTCCGCGTGGCGGTTCTGGGAGCCGACCCCGAACGCTTCCCGGCGCTGGCCCACTTCGCGCGCGACGTCCGCCCCCTCGGGGCGGACCGCCGCGCCGCGTTCGAGGAGATCCTCGCCGCTCAGCTCAGCGCCATCGAGGCCGCGGCCCCACGGGGCTGA
- a CDS encoding methyltransferase, which yields MTTTLPDETLLLDDTACLSAAARFVREHDSAALLPLLLPGLGGPDLQALAGHCRFAHAGLLLFPPDADGLRTQLADCGLAVDTPSHPSVVVRERLARRHRRDPAELDVRILRPQVLASTGERRAVEVFALMVPPQSDLEPIAAHERTRQHEAHLAFEAEHPDPLALRGLCSILARHGARPDGGGYNPHEDGTVLYFTLPDSACAYQRLELYARGDHRGTLAAHLDRPGQDAGQPAETLLHLLTGAWTTQALATFARLGLPDVMDTRTARRAEDLARPTGSHPRSLAVLLRYLTMLGAVTQDPGQEKAKERQEEREEGQEEGGFRLTELGALLRADTPGSMRSLALMYGGPFYRSFGGLDHAVRTGQPAFDHLFGENHFDHFARDPELAALFDRSMAASSRMFQPLPAHPVLTAAAQAPAAATVVDVAGGNGELLGRILTAHPRLRGVLLERPHAVEAARRRLDAAGCGARCDYRAGDFADVPAGGDVYVLSRVLHDWDDDRCREILRHCVRAMPAHADLLVVERLLPADGSPSLATAWDLHMLCNVGGRERRADHYARLLADAGLRLVGHRPLPLDAHVLHARRAGAPDPATPRNSPEPAGQPRGAAASMALS from the coding sequence ATGACGACCACCCTCCCCGACGAAACGTTGCTCCTGGACGACACCGCCTGCCTGAGCGCGGCGGCCCGGTTCGTCCGCGAGCACGACAGCGCCGCCCTCCTGCCCCTCCTCCTGCCCGGCCTGGGTGGCCCGGACCTGCAGGCGCTGGCCGGGCACTGCCGGTTCGCGCACGCCGGGCTGCTGCTCTTCCCGCCGGACGCGGACGGGCTGCGGACCCAACTCGCCGACTGCGGACTGGCGGTGGACACCCCCTCCCACCCCAGCGTGGTGGTCCGCGAACGCCTCGCCCGGCGCCACCGGCGCGACCCGGCCGAGCTCGACGTGCGGATCCTGCGCCCGCAGGTGCTCGCCTCCACCGGCGAACGGCGTGCGGTCGAGGTGTTCGCCCTGATGGTGCCCCCGCAGTCCGACCTGGAACCCATCGCCGCCCACGAACGCACCCGCCAACACGAGGCGCACCTCGCCTTCGAGGCCGAGCACCCCGATCCACTGGCCCTGCGCGGCCTGTGCTCGATCCTCGCCCGCCACGGCGCACGGCCCGACGGCGGTGGCTACAACCCGCACGAGGACGGCACGGTCCTCTACTTCACCCTCCCCGACTCGGCCTGCGCGTACCAGCGCCTGGAGCTCTACGCACGGGGCGACCACCGGGGCACGCTCGCCGCCCACCTGGACCGGCCCGGCCAGGACGCGGGGCAGCCCGCCGAAACCCTCCTCCATCTCCTCACCGGCGCGTGGACGACACAGGCGCTCGCCACGTTCGCCCGGCTCGGCCTGCCCGACGTCATGGACACCCGCACCGCCCGCCGCGCCGAAGACCTCGCCCGGCCGACCGGCAGCCACCCCCGCAGTCTCGCCGTACTCCTGCGCTACCTCACGATGCTCGGCGCCGTCACCCAGGACCCCGGCCAGGAGAAGGCGAAGGAGAGGCAGGAGGAGAGGGAGGAGGGGCAGGAGGAGGGGGGCTTCCGTCTGACCGAACTCGGCGCCCTGCTCCGCGCGGACACGCCCGGGTCGATGCGGTCGCTGGCCCTGATGTACGGAGGCCCGTTCTACCGGTCCTTCGGGGGACTCGACCACGCCGTGCGGACCGGGCAGCCGGCCTTCGACCACCTCTTCGGCGAGAACCACTTCGACCACTTCGCCCGTGACCCCGAACTCGCGGCCCTCTTCGACCGGTCCATGGCCGCCAGTTCACGGATGTTCCAGCCGCTGCCCGCCCACCCGGTCCTCACCGCCGCGGCCCAGGCCCCCGCTGCCGCGACCGTCGTCGACGTCGCCGGCGGGAACGGCGAGCTCCTCGGCCGGATCCTCACCGCGCACCCCCGTCTGCGCGGTGTCCTCCTCGAACGGCCGCACGCCGTCGAGGCCGCGCGCCGACGGCTCGACGCCGCGGGCTGCGGAGCGCGCTGCGACTACCGCGCGGGCGACTTCGCCGACGTGCCGGCCGGCGGTGACGTCTACGTCCTCTCCCGTGTCCTGCACGACTGGGACGACGACCGCTGCCGCGAGATCCTGCGCCACTGCGTCCGTGCGATGCCCGCCCACGCGGACCTGCTCGTCGTGGAACGTCTTCTGCCCGCCGACGGTTCTCCCTCGCTGGCCACCGCCTGGGACCTGCACATGCTGTGCAACGTCGGAGGCCGCGAACGCCGCGCCGACCACTACGCACGCCTGCTCGCCGACGCGGGGCTCCGGCTCGTCGGCCACCGGCCCCTGCCGCTGGACGCGCACGTGCTGCACGCCCGCCGGGCCGGCGCACCGGACCCGGCCACCCCCCGGAACAGCCCCGAGCCGGCCGGTCAGCCCCGTGGGGCCGCGGCCTCGATGGCGCTGAGCTGA
- a CDS encoding acyl-CoA thioesterase, whose protein sequence is MQEPPAEVGCTQRVQIHLDDLDFLGMVHNSRHALFVERAVTAFWQEQGWSADPGRSRYRDTHLVVREFLVTYEEPIRGTGDVGVWFRISRLGRTSVTYEFQVRSAEGRRVHAHGHRVQVRIDPETLQPLAFSDELRNTARRLMAASAGR, encoded by the coding sequence ATGCAGGAACCGCCCGCCGAAGTGGGATGCACCCAGCGGGTCCAGATCCATCTCGACGATCTGGATTTTCTGGGAATGGTGCACAACTCACGCCATGCGCTCTTCGTCGAGCGAGCCGTCACAGCCTTTTGGCAGGAGCAGGGATGGAGTGCGGACCCCGGTCGCTCACGGTATCGGGACACCCATCTCGTCGTGCGTGAATTCCTCGTCACGTACGAGGAACCGATTCGGGGCACGGGGGACGTGGGCGTGTGGTTCCGGATATCCCGGCTCGGCCGTACGAGCGTGACGTACGAGTTCCAGGTGCGGTCCGCGGAGGGCCGCCGTGTTCATGCCCACGGCCATCGGGTGCAGGTCCGGATCGACCCGGAAACGCTGCAGCCCCTCGCCTTCAGCGACGAGCTGCGGAACACCGCGCGCCGGCTCATGGCGGCGTCGGCCGGGCGGTGA
- a CDS encoding GRAS family protein, translating to MSDVYSLLQKAAIAAETGELRSLAAHLEEASRFSEGGPGLADCFLAGLATRLGRDRPANLYLRTEGMAQIDLFYLLHQHLPFLRAGKLANDALLEYCADQQTATVLALGIGQGRQEVDLVARAGLERVTVVGVDVAAGSLDAAGRAMSGPEVPAGTRVDFRPVLAASEDVGESVWAMIERLPRPLLVTASFALHHMLDREGEPDARAALLRRLRALEPAALALCEPDSDHHLVPLRVRLANAWHHYGTVFAAIDATGASDGEKREMKRFFGREIVDVVGATRETARYERHEPTRTWLDRLTACGFVPVALPQPAGEQLPGFTATARPTHLELAYRRTSVAAVIVAEPAR from the coding sequence ATGAGTGACGTGTATTCACTTCTCCAGAAGGCGGCAATCGCCGCCGAGACCGGCGAACTCCGTTCACTGGCCGCGCACTTGGAGGAAGCGAGCAGGTTCTCCGAGGGCGGCCCGGGCCTGGCCGACTGCTTCCTCGCCGGTCTGGCCACCCGCCTCGGCCGGGACCGGCCCGCCAATCTCTATCTGCGGACGGAGGGCATGGCCCAGATCGACCTGTTCTACCTGCTGCATCAGCACCTGCCCTTCCTGCGGGCGGGGAAGCTCGCCAACGACGCCCTCCTCGAATACTGCGCGGACCAGCAGACGGCCACCGTGCTCGCACTCGGGATCGGTCAGGGCCGTCAGGAGGTGGACCTGGTGGCCCGCGCGGGGCTGGAGCGCGTGACCGTCGTAGGTGTCGACGTCGCCGCAGGGAGCCTCGATGCGGCCGGCCGGGCCATGAGCGGGCCGGAAGTACCCGCAGGGACCCGGGTCGACTTCCGTCCGGTCCTCGCCGCGAGCGAGGACGTGGGCGAAAGCGTGTGGGCGATGATCGAGCGGTTGCCCCGTCCCCTGCTCGTCACGGCCTCCTTCGCCCTCCACCACATGCTGGACCGGGAGGGTGAACCGGACGCGCGCGCCGCACTTCTGCGCAGACTGCGCGCGCTGGAGCCGGCCGCGCTGGCACTGTGCGAACCCGACAGCGATCACCACCTCGTCCCGTTGCGGGTCAGGCTGGCCAACGCCTGGCACCACTACGGCACGGTCTTCGCCGCGATCGACGCCACCGGCGCCAGCGACGGGGAGAAGCGCGAGATGAAGCGGTTCTTCGGCCGGGAGATCGTGGACGTCGTGGGTGCCACCCGCGAGACCGCGCGTTACGAACGGCACGAGCCGACGCGCACATGGCTCGACCGTCTGACCGCCTGTGGTTTCGTCCCCGTGGCCCTGCCCCAGCCCGCCGGTGAGCAGCTGCCCGGCTTCACGGCCACCGCCCGTCCCACCCACCTCGAACTGGCCTACCGGCGTACCTCCGTCGCCGCCGTGATCGTGGCCGAACCCGCGCGCTGA